Genomic window (Oryzias latipes chromosome 17, ASM223467v1):
CTCTgcaactgaacaaaaatataccAAAAATACAGTCATTTTGATTATAAAAATGATTGAATGATTGAAATCATACAGAAATTGCATTTATAGCACAGATTagttgaaaaatatttattttatcagtaGTATAAAACTTGTCATGGCAGGTGCTATTGCCATTATAACCTTTTTGGGCTAAACGGATGCATTTGGATCATTCTGTTGTATTTTGCAAAGTTTTAAAGTCACTTTTATGAGTCTCATTTAATCTGAACAAATTacctggaaaaaagaaatgtaaataagaCCTTAAAGTTTCAAGGCAATTTGGCTTGAGTCAGCTATTAGATGTTGAGACGTCTATCCCACATTATCCAggccttccaaacaggaagtctcCCCGATGACGGAgagctctgctgtaaaccccctcactgattttctctttctcttGCTTTTTCACTTGTTGTCACTCTTAGTGTTGTTCTGTGATCTGTGTTAAAACTGACACTTTGAAATGAAtcacaagaacaaaacagatCACAGAGGCTTCCAAACTTTTGCCTTTTGTTATTCGTAAAGCAAAGCCGCAGGAGCTGATGGCGCCAAAGCAGAAAAGAGACTTTTATTCTTAAGATGCTGTGCTTCTTCTTCCTGAGATGCACACAATTCACATGCATTTGGATTGTCATAAAATTAGATCAAGTACTTTTTGCTTATAAATTCAgcttgtctttgaaaatcacagcAAATACACTAAAGCACAAGAGCATGGCACACTCTTCAAAAGCAAAATCTTAAGCGAAACATGACAGGGCAACTTAGGTACCAAGTTATCTTTGAAAAACAAGCATCTATGAGCTCAAGAAGAGCCATATATGGAGTGAGCAGATTACTCACTTCACACCTCACAAATGCCTAGGATGTGCTGAGCGAGAGAGAGTGCACAAATGGGCCCACAGTTGCAGAGTAATAGCTAATATTGTAGCAGATGAGGGTGGGTGGTTTGTGGGATCCTTGAGTGTGAAATGTGCCTGCTTTTTTCTgcaaatgaaatttaaaataaacccaTTTGTTAGAAAGTTATTTATTGAAGGGGAGAAAGGTGGCTCACTAAGTCATCTATAAATAAAAGTTGCAGGAAGAAAATAACTTAGGTTAGTGGGACAGCTATTGTCTTTGACACAagtacatatttacaaatgcatttATACCCTATAGGAGGGCCACATATTTTCATTAAGCCCTACGTGAATGTATTTATTAGATAGTTTATTTCTAGCTAAATGcttgacaaaatgtgttttgtcaCATGCTAAGGTCTTTCCCAAAAACTGATCATTTGACTTGTTCTACCATGGTCTCCACAgaacttttgaaaaatgtacgCCATGCGGCGTTCCGTGGCTCTCTCTTCCCTCTTCTGAGTTTGAACGCTGACTGTGCTCCGAGTCCGTTTCATCCAGATCAGAGCTGAGGTCATCAGTGGAGGAGGCAAAAGGTGAAGGGGACACCCCGGCCATCTGCAGCCTGTCATGCGGCGCATAAGTGCTGTTACGGCCAGGGTGGTGTGATGCAGCGTCCGGTACCAAGTTCTGCTCATTCAGGGGCAAGCTCTCCAGAAGGTGGTTCAACAACTCCGCAGACAGTTCTTGGTCTATCCCCGGACAACTGGACATGAACGTGTGCACGTCGTGCATGCACTGGATGTAGCCAGCAGCAAAACGCTCACATGCCTCTCGGTTTACTGCGTCCACATCTGAGGAAAACATACAAGACCACCAACATTGAGACTGTGTGCCAAAACACAAATCATCTGATTTCTCAATTAATCTGATTATTGAATTGATCATGTAAACAGATAAAACTGCCATTCATTGTCCTATAGCTGGCATTAatgtaaaatggtaaatgatgtATCCTTATTTCATGCTTTTCTAGCTTCCTTGAAGGACCACTTCACAGTCACACAGTCCCATTTACCCATGCACTCTCGTTCACACAATAAAGGTGGCTCAGCTTGAACATACCAAATAACTATAGtttatagcttttttttaaacaggccCATTTGAAATGAATTGTCACCTGCTCCATATCTTAATGGAAAACAGCTGAAGTTATTATTGCATTAgaaagtaaatatttaattcaattcaatttatatACCggtagcccaaattcacaacaacagtaaaacataaaatcaaaaggatcatgaatacatagaattcaattgGAAAacactaaattgaactaacaaactgactaaactaaactggacatccatgcccttagaccctccttcgcagtaaggaaaaactcctaaaaaaaacggattctggaaaaaacgaagaaacctcaggggtgcccacatgaaggagggatcctcccccaggacgggcaggagatttaccagaactcatagagaagaattaacttatcaaactctataactacatatttaacccttgtgctatcctaggcattttaacattgggagttgggtcatctagacccactagacagtgcgctaaaccttttttcttcaatgatttgcgatcttcactggtgtccatgaattacaagaaatctttccacctttatccacctttgtcatggtagggagaacacgttaatgtaagggtggggtcatccaagatagcacaagggttaaagtccagcagacgaacttcatccagacggagttTGGGGGGACGGCCGGCGGCGTGAGTCGCGCCGGAGagaggatccacagccaggtgtaggagcaggagcagagacgaggttcAAGCCCAGGCCACATGTGCAgtgaaaatgttgtgttttttgttttttttggaactgCGTAAGAATGAAATAATGTCTAACCCCTCTAGTATTTTGAGTGCAgtaaaagcagctttgtttttgaaatcctGGGACGTGGAAACCACAATTTTCTGGATTGAGTTTGCTCCACCGCAGTGTAATTATTTTAAGCCTTATCACTTGAGATAAGCAAAAATTGAATGGAACGATTTGCACGTGATTGCACTATAGGGGTAAAATTCCAGTCTTAGATGATGTCATCATCTTGTGTCATATTTCATAGAAATTGGGGCAATTCCCTTCCGATGACCTTGCAACCAGTGTGACCCAAGAGATTACAAATCACTATGAAGTATAAACAGGCTCTAGTCGTTCATAATAATTATAGGATAAATGGCGTGATATGCATGCTATTGTACTACGGGGGTAAAATTCCTGTCTTAGATCATGTCATCATCTTGTGCCACATTTTGCAGCAATTGGAGTGGTTCCCTTTGGATAACCTTGCAACCTGAGTGATTACAAATTGCAATGGAGGATAAGCTGGCCATGAAAACCTACAACCAGgagcaaagtggggttcagCATCTTTTTGTGACTTTGAAAAATCTGACTAACACATCTAGATGTCttcacaatatttttatttcttcctgAATGTATCAAATCAAACAGATCCAATGTCAATATTGCAGATATAAGATTTTTAGGATTTTGTCCCATTCcagtcatcttctgatctaatttcaaagcgtttccagtggtcttttaattatttttatcccattattagccaaaatcaaaaaacctgtgtcgttttctaagacatcgTTTCTGCAAAGCAACAGAACTTCAGAAAATTGATCAGTTTCCCATCatacctttgtttacattctacTGAAATATTCAAGAGGCcattttattcttcattttctctatgtatgtcctccatcaagagaaaaatgttccaagaacattttaaaaacaccattttcattggagtgtgttTCTAAGGGGTTCATTAAAGGTTAATTAAAACTCTACTCCAATTGGCTGAGCTGTGGCCTTAGCACAGCTTTAATTATAATATTATTACGCCACCAACTTTAAGTACGAActatatttcttaaaaaatactGCGGTAGGTAACGTTTTAGTCGATTAATGTTAGTTTTATGATTGGAAAACGTCCCACGCGCGTCACTCTTACCTTGATCACGGTTCtgcatgacgctctccacccgGTTAACGGTCACCTCCAGCACCTCCGCGTTCTCCATCTTCGCATGTAGCtagatttaaaaacacatttatggcACAAAACGTATTGAATAACTAAAGTGTTTGGAGACGAAATCTTACGTCAGCATCCGCGACGAGAAGCCTGAGTTCGTGTAAACTGTCGTTGATGCGGGCCCGCCGCCTCTTTTCCACCAGAGGTTTCCTCATCATCATGATCTGCCAGAGAGGAACAGGAGCAGAGCGAGGTCACCGGGTCAGCCCCACCGCGCTCGGGCCTGCAGAC
Coding sequences:
- the LOC100049437 gene encoding Her13.1, producing the protein MSRRPGADGGPADRKIMMMRKPLVEKRRRARINDSLHELRLLVADADLHAKMENAEVLEVTVNRVESVMQNRDQDVDAVNREACERFAAGYIQCMHDVHTFMSSCPGIDQELSAELLNHLLESLPLNEQNLVPDAASHHPGRNSTYAPHDRLQMAGVSPSPFASSTDDLSSDLDETDSEHSQRSNSEEGRESHGTPHGVHFSKVLWRPW